From one Mya arenaria isolate MELC-2E11 chromosome 4, ASM2691426v1 genomic stretch:
- the LOC128231959 gene encoding uncharacterized protein LOC128231959, which translates to MPGKNNRYNDLMENESTTEEGNTTFKYAGFLPIPAVLSLILFLVGFVTPGWACVEILGQYVGSGLWYNYVCGARSDCEIKWFPSQQVKSKDLADALENYMVKYRVMASLALVFQIFATISALLAIIPKTNLKQYLFTFICICNFCLFLSAIFSLVTSGMYAHELIKSMTVFKKYEHILGKSPYTFPYSLFVFGIGGIISALTMFFIMGTVFIKRLTVNGPIGSTFQMS; encoded by the exons atgCCAGGAAAGAATAATAGATACAACGATTTGATGGAAAATGAGTCTACAACCGAAGAAGGAAACACAACTTTCAAATACGCTGGCTTTTTACCGATACCTGcagttttaagtttaattttgtttttggttgGATTTGTGACCCCCGGATGGGCGTGTGTGGAAATATTAGGACAATATGTTGGCTCCGGATTGTGGTATAATTATGTGTGTGGAGCGAGATCAgattgtgaaataaaatggtttcctaGTCAACAAGTGAAGTCAAAGGATTTAGCAG ATGCATTAGAGAATTATATGGTGAAATATCGAGTGATGGCAAGTttagctttggtcttccaaatATTTGCAACTATCTCGGCATTGTTGGCCATTATACCAAAGACGAACTTGAAACAATAcctgtttacatttatttgcatctgtaacttctgtttgtttttatcag cAATTTTCAGTCTGGTCACATCAGGAATGTATGCACACGAACTCATCAAGTCAATGACCGTGTTCAAAAAATACGAACACATCTTAGGAAAGAGCCCTTACACGTTTCCCTATTCATTGTTCGTGTTTGGCATCGGAGGAATCATTTCCGCCTTGACAATGTTTTTCATCATGGGAACAGTTTTCATCAAGCGTTTGACAGTTAATGGACCAATCGGAAGTACCTTTCAAATGTCTTAG